A stretch of the Corylus avellana chromosome ca6, CavTom2PMs-1.0 genome encodes the following:
- the LOC132184168 gene encoding ATP synthase subunit beta, mitochondrial-like, translated as MSSSRKLLATLLRTPLRRSARPSLSRPTPSSPLTRSPRYLLSRAAHYATSAAVPSAKPPPPPPTKSSGKITDEFTGKGAIGRVCQVIGAVVDVRFEDGLPPILTALEVLDNSIRLVLEVAQHLGGNMVRTIAMDGTEGLVRGQRVLNTGSPITVPVGRATLGRIMNVIGEPIDERGELKTDHFLPIHREAPAFVEQATEQQILVTGIKVVDLLAPYQRGGKIGLFGGAGVGKTVLIMELINNVAKAHGGFSVFAGVGERTREGNDLYREMIESGVIKLGDKQAESKCALIYGQMNEPPGARARVGLTGLTVAEHFRDAEGQDVLLFIDNIFRFTQVNSAGSALLGRIPSAVGYQPTLATDLGGLQERITTTKKGSITSVQAIYVPADDLTDPAPATTFAHLDATTVLSRQISELGIYPAVDPLDSTSRMLSPHILGEEHYNTARGVQKVLQNYKNLQDIIAILGMDELSEDDKLTVARARKIQRFLSQPFHVAEVFTGAPGKYVDLKESINSFQGVLDGKYDDLSEQSFYMVGGIEEVIAKAEKIAKESAA; from the exons ATGTCCTCCTCTCGTAAACTCCTCGCCACCCTCCTCCGCACCCCTCTCCGCCGCTCCGCCAGACCCTCGCTCTCCCGTCCAACCCCCAGCTCCCCTCTCACGCGCTCCCCGAGGTACCTCCTCTCACGCGCCGCGCATTATGCCACCTCTGCCGCCGTCCCGTCGGCCAAACCCCCTCCCCCGCCGCCGACCAAGTCCAGTGGCAAGATAACCGACGAGTTCACCGGAAAGGGCGCGATCGGGAGAGTGTGCCAGGTCATCGGGGCCGTCGTCGATGTCCGATTTGAAGATGGCTTGCCGCCGATCCTAACAGCCTTGGAGGTCCTCGACAACTCGATCCGGCTGGTGCTGGAGGTGGCGCAGCACCTGGGAGGGAACATGGTGCGCACCATCGCTATGGACGGGACCGAAGGCCTAGTCCGTGGTCAGCGCGTGCTCAACACTGGCTCTCCCATCACC GTGCCTGTCGGTAGAGCTACACTTGGCCGCATCATGAATGTTATTGGAGAGCCCATAGATGAGAGGGGAGAGCTAA AAACCGACCACTTTCTGCCCATCCATAGAGAAGCGCCTGCCTTTGTTGAGCAGGCAACTGAGCAACAGATTCTTGTGACTGGAATCAAG GTTGTTGATCTCCTTGCACCTTATCAAAGAGGTGGAAAGATTGGGCTCTTTGGTGGCGCTGGTGTTGGAAAGACGGTGCTTATTATGGAACTCATTAACAATGTTGCTAAGGCTCATG GTGGTTTCTCTGTATTTGCTGGTGTTGGAGAGCGGACTCGTGAGGGTAATGACTTGTACAGAGAAATGATAGAAAGTGGGGTCATTAAGCTTGGAGACAAGCAG GCTGAGAGCAAATGTGCTCTTATATATGGTCAAATGAATGAACCTCCCGGTGCCCGTGCTCGTGTTGGACTTACAGGGCTGACTGTGGCTGAGCATTTCAGAGATGCTGAGGGTCAAGATGTGCTTCTCTTCATTGATAACATTTTCCGCTTCACTCAAGTAA ATTCTGCAGGGTCTGCTTTGCTTGGCCGTATTCCATCTGCTGTTGGTTATCAACCTACTTTGGCTACAGATCTTGGAGGCCTTCAAGAGCGTATTACCACTACCAAGAAGGGTTCCATTACATCTGTTCAGGCTATTTATGTGCCTGCTGATGACTTGACAGATCCAGCTCCTGCAACCACTTTTGCCCATCTTGATGCCACAACAGTGCTGTCCCGGCAG ATATCTGAGCTTGGTATCTATCCTGCCGTCGACCCCTTGGATTCTACATCTCGTATGCTCTCTCCTCATATTTTGGGAGAAGAACACTACAATACTGCTCGAGGTGTACAGAAAGTTCTCCAAAACTACAAAAATCTTCAAGACATTATTGCCATTTTGGGAATGGATGAGCTTAGTGAAGATGACAAGTTGACAGTTGCTCGTGCTCGTAAGATTCAAAGATTCTTGAGCCAGCCTTTCCATGTTGCAGAAGTATTCACTGGAGCCCCAGGAAAATACGTTGACCTGAAGGAGAGCATTAACAGCTTCCAG GGAGTTCTTGATGGAAAATATGATGATCTCTCTGAGCAGTCATTTTACATGGTTGGTGGGATTGAAGAAGTCATCGCCAAGGCAGAGAAGATTGCCAAGGAATCTGCTGCTTAA